In one Mucilaginibacter ginsenosidivorax genomic region, the following are encoded:
- a CDS encoding right-handed parallel beta-helix repeat-containing protein yields MRNKNYLIRLLGAALVLSSFTMCTKSLNKIEAPAIAAPGQDSVNLNLKAQAVTPYTYTVQPTEWMVDGTKIPAGAVIYIPAGKRGALLLKNIKGTAAAPITIVNKGGKVTISADITASYGFKTQNSQFFKVLGNGTPGIAYGFDVNGGNIGMTMDDLSTDFEIANVEVRNSGFAGIMAKTDPSCDAATWRGHFTMKNVIIHNNYVHKTGGEGLYVGNSFYADGVSISCGTVLPHDVVNVKVYQNLTDSTGSEGIQVGSATSGCQIYSNTVKNPGVSPFSAYQDNGIQIGEGTGGRCFNNIVRNAPGNGIIVLGLGDNVVFNNYILNSKSYGIFADSRYTPGPHFQFINNTIIASALGGIKLNSETIPMNTVINNVIIQPASVQPIIRKSSSVKLTASNNYTGTDVNACKFVNYTGGNFHLLSSSPLINKGANVLSYGVSFDYYGAKRPSGVAFEIGATEY; encoded by the coding sequence ATGAGAAATAAAAATTACCTTATTCGTTTATTAGGCGCTGCATTGGTTTTATCGTCTTTTACGATGTGTACCAAGAGTTTAAATAAAATTGAGGCACCGGCTATAGCAGCTCCCGGTCAGGATAGCGTTAACTTAAATTTAAAAGCCCAGGCTGTAACTCCTTATACATACACGGTGCAACCTACCGAATGGATGGTTGACGGTACTAAGATACCTGCGGGGGCTGTAATATATATTCCTGCCGGCAAAAGGGGCGCCTTACTGCTAAAAAATATTAAAGGGACGGCTGCAGCGCCTATCACCATTGTCAACAAAGGTGGTAAAGTGACCATTTCTGCAGATATTACGGCATCGTACGGATTTAAGACCCAAAACTCCCAGTTTTTTAAAGTGTTGGGCAACGGAACACCGGGTATTGCCTATGGGTTTGATGTAAACGGAGGCAATATCGGCATGACGATGGATGATCTGAGCACGGATTTTGAGATTGCCAATGTTGAAGTAAGGAATAGCGGCTTCGCCGGGATTATGGCGAAAACCGATCCATCGTGCGATGCCGCAACCTGGCGTGGCCATTTTACCATGAAAAACGTGATTATTCATAATAACTATGTTCACAAAACGGGCGGCGAAGGGCTATATGTAGGCAATTCTTTCTATGCCGATGGGGTGTCAATTTCATGCGGCACAGTTTTGCCTCATGATGTGGTAAACGTTAAAGTATACCAAAACCTTACCGATTCTACCGGTAGCGAAGGAATACAGGTTGGCAGCGCAACTTCGGGCTGCCAGATTTATAGCAACACGGTAAAAAATCCGGGAGTTAGCCCATTTTCGGCCTACCAGGATAACGGCATCCAGATAGGCGAAGGTACCGGGGGCAGGTGCTTTAACAATATAGTAAGAAACGCGCCGGGCAACGGCATCATTGTGCTTGGCCTTGGCGATAATGTAGTGTTTAATAACTACATCCTTAACTCAAAATCATATGGCATTTTTGCCGATTCCAGGTATACCCCAGGGCCTCATTTTCAATTTATTAATAACACCATCATCGCTTCGGCATTAGGGGGCATCAAATTAAACTCCGAAACTATCCCCATGAATACGGTTATCAATAATGTTATTATACAACCAGCATCAGTACAACCAATAATCAGAAAAAGCAGCAGCGTTAAACTAACCGCTTCAAATAATTATACAGGTACCGACGTAAACGCCTGTAAATTTGTAAACTATACCGGTGGCAATTTTCATTTGCTGTCGTCGTCTCCGCTTATCAATAAGGGGGCAAACGTGTTATCATATGGCGTAAGCTTTGATTATTACGGTGCTAAGCGGCCGTCGGGTGTTGCTTTTGAAATTGGGGCTACGGAGTATTGA